The Euphorbia lathyris chromosome 2, ddEupLath1.1, whole genome shotgun sequence genome includes a window with the following:
- the LOC136217010 gene encoding uncharacterized protein, protein MCLMRGVPGSTKYNDRHNAFFERISYELHEAKINSLESYHLVFFPVVYAAHFYVFVINHFTGKIDVIDNKALDKGVTVHSKYKGFAKALVKAYYLYIKRESPNCLNDISAYGSKHLKLKWKESRNNDDCGVFLLKHMESYFGQEESEWDIGVRNNNVDQLKNFRIEYCWKILSNSGNKEVAVVNEKTLKWKNKQLK, encoded by the exons ATGTGTTTGATGCGTG GAGTTCCTGGAAGTACCAAGTACAACGACAGACACAATGCTTTTTTTGAGAGAATTAGTTATGAACTTCATGAGGCTAAAATAAACAGTTTAGAGAGTTATCACTtg gtatTCTTTCCAGTTGTTTATGCTGCCCATTTCTATGTTTTCGTTATTAACCATTTTACTGGAAAGATAGACGTCATTGATAACAAGGCTCTTGATAAAGGCGTAACAGTCCATAGTAAATATAAGGGTTTTGCAAAGGCTTTG GTGAAAgcatattatctttatataaaAAGAGAGAGCCCTAATTGCTTGAATGATATCAGTGCATATGGTTCAAAACATTTGAAGTTGAAGTGGAAAGAGTCAAGAAATAATGATGATTGTGGTGTTTTCCTTTTGAAACATATGGAATCCTATTTTGGACAAGAGGAGTCTGAATGGGATATTGGAGTTCGAAATAacaat GTTGATCAGTTGAAGAATTTCAGAATTGAATACTGTTGGAAGATTCTGTCAAATTCTGGAAACAAAGAAGTTGCTGTTGTAAATGAGAAGACCTTAAAATGGAAGaataaacaattaaaataa